One part of the Salinivirga cyanobacteriivorans genome encodes these proteins:
- a CDS encoding RsmE family RNA methyltransferase, whose protein sequence is MQKRATQEYYFYADKISPNEIILGKDEFHHITKVLKISTGTTITLTDGRGIIATANVQSIEKRHIEFSNINIERIPESLNKLHIAIAPTKNISRFEWFLEKATEIGVSEITPIICSHSERKQLRADRLEKILIAATKQSKKAWKPIFNPLISFNEFITGQNISGRYIAYLGAKSAHLKNLIHAKENLVLVGPEGGFSETEHQDALKQGYKTVSLGSNRLRTETAGVVSATIVAMHHE, encoded by the coding sequence ATGCAAAAAAGGGCAACGCAAGAATACTATTTTTATGCAGATAAAATCAGTCCAAATGAAATTATTTTAGGGAAAGATGAATTTCATCATATAACTAAAGTGCTTAAAATAAGCACAGGAACTACCATCACATTAACCGATGGTAGAGGTATTATTGCAACAGCTAATGTTCAATCAATTGAAAAAAGGCACATTGAATTTTCAAATATCAACATAGAGCGTATCCCGGAATCGTTAAATAAGTTGCATATTGCCATTGCCCCGACAAAAAATATAAGCCGCTTTGAATGGTTTCTGGAAAAAGCAACAGAGATTGGGGTATCTGAAATTACACCGATAATTTGCAGTCATTCTGAACGCAAACAGCTTAGGGCCGATCGCCTTGAGAAAATCCTTATTGCAGCCACAAAACAGTCGAAAAAGGCCTGGAAACCTATATTCAACCCACTTATTTCTTTCAATGAATTCATTACCGGGCAAAACATTTCAGGCAGGTATATTGCATACCTGGGAGCAAAGAGTGCGCATCTGAAAAACCTGATTCATGCCAAAGAAAATCTGGTTCTTGTGGGCCCTGAAGGCGGTTTCAGCGAAACAGAACACCAGGATGCCCTAAAGCAAGGATATAAAACAGTGAGCCTTGGATCGAACAGGCTCAGAACCGAAACCGCAGGAGTTGTTTCTGCAACAATAGTAGCAATGCACCATGAATAA